The Nitrosomonas sp. genomic sequence GGCCGCAACCGGGCAGATTCCGGCTGATGAACTGCATCGTTATGAATGGGCGGGAGAATTATCCCTGAATGGCGAATTGCGTCCGGTGCGCGGTGCGCTTGCCATGACTTACGGTGCGGCACGTTCAGGGCGCAGCTTTGTGCTGCCCACGCAGAATGCTGCCGAGGCTGCGCTGGTCAAGGAAGCAACCATTTATTCCGCCACTTCATTGCTCCAACTGTGCGCGCATCTGCAGGGCAGGGAGCCGCTGCATCCTTATCAAGCCACGATTGATGAACCCACTTCATCAGCAGGTAACACTTATCAGAATATAGGTGATGTCAAGGGACAGTCCCAAGCGAAACGTGCACTGGAAATTGCCGCTGCGGGTGGCCACAGTGTGCTGATGATGGGGCCACCCGGTACTGGAAAGTCAATGCTGGCACGCTGTATGCCTGGCATTCTGCCCTCTATGACCGAACAGGAAGCGCTTGAATCCGCCGCGATGCAATCGCTTGCCAACGGCAGCTTTGATCTCGTTAACTGGAAGCGTCGCCCCTTTCGCGCGCCGCATCATACAGCTTCAGCGGTGGCGCTGGTCGGTGGCAGCAGCATTCCGCGCCCCGGAGAAATTTCACTGGCGCTGCATGGCGTCCTGTTTCTGGATGAATTACCCGAATTCGACCGGCGCGTGCTGGAAGTGCTACGCGAGCCACTGGAGACCGGCATGATCACCATCTCACGCGCGGCGCAGCGCGCCAATTTTCCAGCACGGTTCCAGCTCGTGGCCGCGATGAACCCGTGTCCTTGCGGATATTCCGGACACCATGACGGCAAATGCCGCTGTACACCTGACCAGGTCGCCCGCTATCGTGGCAAAATTTCCGGGCCCCTGCTGGATCGTATCGACATCCAGATCGAAGTGCCCGCTTTGCCGCATCAGGAAATGCTGCGTCCAGGGCAAAGCGAATCGAGTACAGCCGTTCGCAGTCGAGTAGAAGCCGCCCGGCAGCGCCAGCTCGCCCGGCAGGGTACCCACAATGCGGAACTGACGGTACAACAGATCGAAGAATGCTGCCCGCTGGACAAAACAAGTAACGCGCTGCTGGAACGCGCCATGGCGCAGCTTGATATTTCAGCCCGGGCATATCATCGCATTCTCAAACTGGCCCGAACCATTGCTGACCTGGCCGAAAACCAGGTCA encodes the following:
- a CDS encoding YifB family Mg chelatase-like AAA ATPase, translated to MSLAVLYSRALSGMEASLVTVEVHLANGLPAFTIVGLAEAEVRESKDRVRAALQNSRFKFPAQRITVNLAPADLPKESGRFDLPIALGILAATGQIPADELHRYEWAGELSLNGELRPVRGALAMTYGAARSGRSFVLPTQNAAEAALVKEATIYSATSLLQLCAHLQGREPLHPYQATIDEPTSSAGNTYQNIGDVKGQSQAKRALEIAAAGGHSVLMMGPPGTGKSMLARCMPGILPSMTEQEALESAAMQSLANGSFDLVNWKRRPFRAPHHTASAVALVGGSSIPRPGEISLALHGVLFLDELPEFDRRVLEVLREPLETGMITISRAAQRANFPARFQLVAAMNPCPCGYSGHHDGKCRCTPDQVARYRGKISGPLLDRIDIQIEVPALPHQEMLRPGQSESSTAVRSRVEAARQRQLARQGTHNAELTVQQIEECCPLDKTSNALLERAMAQLDISARAYHRILKLARTIADLAENQVILTNHIAEAIQYRRLNR